Proteins encoded by one window of Kribbella flavida DSM 17836:
- a CDS encoding WhiB family transcriptional regulator: MAIVDGEAIEEEPNWQERALCAQTDPEAFFPEKGGSTREAKKVCLGCDVRGECLEYALQNDERFGIWGGLSERERRKLKKRAV, encoded by the coding sequence ATGGCGATTGTCGACGGTGAGGCGATCGAGGAGGAGCCGAACTGGCAGGAACGGGCGCTGTGCGCCCAGACCGATCCAGAGGCTTTCTTCCCGGAAAAAGGCGGATCCACCCGCGAGGCGAAGAAGGTCTGTCTCGGCTGCGACGTCCGGGGCGAGTGCCTCGAGTACGCGCTGCAGAACGACGAGCGCTTCGGGATCTGGGGCGGTCTGTCGGAGCGGGAACGCCGCAAGCTGAAGAAGAGGGCCGTCTAG